The genomic region ATGCTGGCCCCTGTGCAGTGAGCGACAGGGAAACCGATGGGATACAGGCTCCTGCCTATGGACAGAGGggagaaagagcaggaaatgCATTAAGGAACTGAAGGCTTTTGCTCACCCAAGCGGCTGTTGGGAGCTGACGGGAGCTTCCCTCTTCCCATCTCATTCCAGGTGCGgctcctgccccttccccacTTGCTGCTGTCCAGGACGTTCCCTCAGGCAGGAATGTGCCGCTCTGGTCCCATCACCCCAATGTGCAGCTGCATCCCAAGAGCCTCTACATCATCCGGCAGTACATGCACGATGGGTACGGCCTGGAGGGCTGGGATCCCTTACCTGGGACGGGGGCTTCATTCTGCCTGCAAGGAATGAAGAGGGGAACAGAATCAGCTCCATTCTTGTTCCTTTGTTCCATAGGGACTGTGGGTGTCTGGAAGCCTTTGCCCAAGGGGAAGGTCTCCTGCAGGACCCTGCGTgcatggaggagctggaggatcGCTTGCACTACTTCACTGAGGAGTGTGATTCCCTTCAGGTCTGAGAGCTCAGCCCCAGCCGCCCTTTGCTTTCAGGACCCTTCCCCATTAGGGTTTGAAGGCTCTGAGGTGCTGCCCTTGTTCTGTGCAGGGTTTTCAGGTTCTCTGTGACCTCCACAATGGCTTCTCGGGAGTGGGTGCCAAGGTGACGGAGCTGCTCCGTGATGAGTATTCAGGGAAGGGGATCCTGAGCTGGGGCTTGACGCCAGCCCtgagcagtggggctgtgagTAGGCAATGGGAGACCCCCAGGAGCAGGCGCTGCTCCCGTGCCCggtgtggatgggatggggccTTGGGTGCAGGTTGTAATGGTTGTGTTCTCCCCCTGCAGGATTCCCATAGGAACGCCTACAGACTGATGAACACAGCCCTGGGAATCATCCATCTCTCCACTCACAGCTCCCTCTTCTGCCCCATGTCCCTCGGTGGGAGCCTGGGGCTCAAGCCACAGCCTCCTGTGACGTTCCCATACCTCAGCTACGATGTACGTGTGCTGGTCTCTGCTTTGGCCCTGAGGCTTCACCCCCCATGTCTCCTTTTCACCCCATAGCAAACAGGACCCCGTTGCCTTTGCGCTGCTGTCACAGCGGCAGCAGTGACAAAGCACTTGCCTGGGCTGGTCCTGGGTGCCCTCTGGTGCTGCAGCCTTGGCTCAGCACCTGAAGCTGCTGACAAGAGGATGGGCACCAAGCAAAGagcctctgcaagagcaggggtCCCATCTGCTGCAGTCACAGCCCCAGGAGCAATGGGTCCTGTCCTGTCACATCTCCCTTTGTGTCCCTTGCAGGCCTCCCTCAGCTCCCACAGCAGTGCCATCCTGGCAGCAGCCCTGGATACCCTCACTGTTCCCTACCGGCTCAGCTGCTCCCAGGGCTCCATCCTGCACCTCGCTGAAACACTCAACTTCTCTGGGAGAAAGGTGAGGATTAAAGGGCAGCAGCAACCACTGGAGCTGTTCTCCACGTCCATCCCCACAtgcagggcaggctgtggggcagggcaggacaggctgtggggcaggacaggctgtggggcaggacaggctgtggggcagggcaggctgtggggcagggcaggctgtggggcaggacagGCTGTGGGGTGTGGGTTCCAGGCCATCACTTGTCCCCCCTCTTCCCTTGCAGGTTGCAGCTGCTTGGGCTTCTGttcccttccctgccctccACGGCTCCTCCCTCCCTGATGCTTTGTGCACCCACCAGGACGTGCCCTGGAAGCTCCTGGCTTCGTGCAGGGAACGAAGGGGCAGCTCCTGCTTTGCTCAGTCTGTGGTGCTCCGAGGGCTTGGCAAGGACAGAGCCAGCAGGTGAGGAGCATCCGAGCTGCTCTGGCCCCAGCACTGAGCTCCAGGTGTCACTCACCCTCCTCCCAGTAGCATCTGCTGCTCCAGGCGGTTGTGTGTGACCCCATGCACAGCAAACCAGCAGCTCCGTGTTCCCAGGTGGGTGCTGTGGCTTGGGGTTGAGCTGGTTTCCTTTGCAGCTCTCCAGGAAGGCAGCCCCGTTCTCCCCTCCATGCCTGGGAGAGCCCTGAGCTCATCCTGCAGCATTACTTACACACTGCGTTCCCTGGGGCCTTCAGGTGGGTAACGTGGCTTTAGGTTTGGGGTCAGAGCAGGGAGCACTCAACTGGGAACTGCAGGGAGTCTGGGATAACTtcattccccttcctccttACAGCACATCCCACGTCCTTGAGCAGCCATGTTACACCCCAGCTCCATACCCCCAGTTCTTCTCTCCTCGTCTCAGCAGACAAGGCTTCCTCCTGGACCAagctcccccttcctccccagcaggTAATGAGCACCCCCTCCACTTGCTTTGCAGCAGGAAGCGCTGATGTGGGGCTTCAGGGGCCAGAAAATGCCTCAAAAAGCTGCCCTTTTGGGTGTTTGTAGGGCACAAAACTGCTGAGTAGCAGCAAAGGATCTGCCAGTGAAGCAGAACAGGGAGAGAACGGGGCTGGTGGCTCTATTGACACAAAGCTTTGTCCCTGCAGCTGTggagagcatccctgtgctggctgCCCTCCGGTCTGCCCCAGTGCTCCACACGCTGCTCTATGGCCTGTACAAGGACCTGCAGCAGCTGAACCCACGGCGCTGTGCCAGCTTCTTCTCTGCTGGCCTGGAGCAGGAGGACTTCCAGGAGGCCTTGCACAGGCTGAGGACTCTGTCCCAGTGCTATGAGACTGAGCTGGAAGCAGAGGAATCGGATGATGAAGCAGATTCCGACTGACTCAGCTTTATTGCcagagggcaggaggaaggatcACTTTGGGAATAAAGGGAATGGCTTTTGGGATGGCcccactgctgctttcagctaccccctgccccaggctggctgcaggcctgcagctccctgcactCGGGTGGGAAGGAGGAACAGGGGGGGTTGTATGGCTGGGGGCTCTCTtc from Melopsittacus undulatus isolate bMelUnd1 chromosome 20, bMelUnd1.mat.Z, whole genome shotgun sequence harbors:
- the MSTO1 gene encoding protein misato homolog 1, whose translation is MPAEAVTLQLGPYAGSTGAHWWGLQAAALRRPAEAAELRSSALLRPAHAPGGREVHVPRLVALQLKGSGGALRNGDASVEAPVTWNGAVAAYLDTGSQGTGVPASGSAEARGVCSDAGGTQGPRPPEQDAPSPCPAGPGAPPGMGHWCCPEGLGTDAGPCAVSDRETDGIQAPAYGQRGERLPSSHLIPGAAPAPSPLAAVQDVPSGRNVPLWSHHPNVQLHPKSLYIIRQYMHDGDCGCLEAFAQGEGLLQDPACMEELEDRLHYFTEECDSLQGFQVLCDLHNGFSGVGAKVTELLRDEYSGKGILSWGLTPALSSGADSHRNAYRLMNTALGIIHLSTHSSLFCPMSLGGSLGLKPQPPVTFPYLSYDASLSSHSSAILAAALDTLTVPYRLSCSQGSILHLAETLNFSGRKVAAAWASVPFPALHGSSLPDALCTHQDVPWKLLASCRERRGSSCFAQSVVLRGLGKDRASSSPGRQPRSPLHAWESPELILQHYLHTAFPGAFSTSHVLEQPCYTPAPYPQFFSPRLSRQGFLLDQAPPSSPAAVESIPVLAALRSAPVLHTLLYGLYKDLQQLNPRRCASFFSAGLEQEDFQEALHRLRTLSQCYETELEAEESDDEADSD